One Ananas comosus cultivar F153 linkage group 1, ASM154086v1, whole genome shotgun sequence DNA window includes the following coding sequences:
- the LOC109719936 gene encoding LOW QUALITY PROTEIN: uncharacterized protein LOC109719936 (The sequence of the model RefSeq protein was modified relative to this genomic sequence to represent the inferred CDS: inserted 1 base in 1 codon) → MGGERRRRRPGLSPAVVGAGAAAAAAAAAALVIWARPRDPTFHLISVALSAFRLNLPVVDVELTLTVHVTNPNVVPIRYSAATVAIXLLADAARRSMALDAAVDIAGTAQLLWWARRFDVHIDSHVVVDPIFLDVIDQQSHSETHLHLASSSSSS, encoded by the exons ATGGGCGGcgagcggcggcgccgccgcccagGGCTGAGCCCGGCGGTGGTGGGCgccggagcggcggcggcggcggcggcggcggcggcgttggTGATTTGGGCGCGGCCTCGCGACCCGACGTTCCACCTGATCTCCGTGGCGCTGTCGGCGTTCCGGCTGAATCTCCCGGTGGTGGACGTGGAGCTCACCCTGACCGTCCACGTGACCAACCCCAACGTGGTCCCCATCCGCTACTCCGCCGCCACCGTGGCCA TTCTCCTCGCCGACGCCGCGCGCCGCAGCATGGCGCTCGACGCCGCCGTCGACATCGCCGGCACCGCCCAGCTGCTCTGGTGGGCCCGCCGCTTCGACGTCCACATCGACAGCCACGTCGTCGTCGACCCCATCTTCCTCGACGTCATCGATCAGCAGAGCCACTCCGAGACCCACCTCCacctcgcctcctcctcctcatcatcaTGA